In Thermodesulfobacteriota bacterium, the following are encoded in one genomic region:
- a CDS encoding DUF1858 domain-containing protein, which produces MSEETITKEMTIGEVMEKFPTTEKVFLKFFGNGCFTCPGAKMENIAFGATMHNVDAEAVVKELNEAAAEG; this is translated from the coding sequence ATGTCGGAAGAGACGATAACCAAAGAGATGACCATAGGGGAGGTCATGGAAAAGTTCCCCACGACCGAGAAGGTGTTCCTGAAATTCTTCGGCAACGGGTGTTTTACCTGCCCCGGGGCCAAGATGGAGAACATAGCCTTCGGAGCTACCATGCACAACGTGGACGCCGAGGCGGTGGTAAAGGAGCTTAATGAGGCGGCGGCGGAAGGTTAA
- a CDS encoding DUF542 domain-containing protein, with protein MTEGGKITKDLVVNDVIKLHPKTIGVFTRFNIDSCCGGAVSIEAAAKRDGAPVDEMVKALNEAAES; from the coding sequence ATGACCGAAGGCGGAAAGATAACCAAAGACCTGGTGGTGAACGACGTCATAAAGCTCCACCCCAAGACCATCGGCGTCTTCACCCGGTTTAACATAGATTCCTGCTGCGGCGGCGCCGTTTCCATCGAAGCGGCCGCCAAGAGGGACGGCGCGCCCGTGGACGAGATGGTAAAGGCGCTCAACGAAGCGGCGGAAAGTTAA